A genomic segment from Dendropsophus ebraccatus isolate aDenEbr1 chromosome 7, aDenEbr1.pat, whole genome shotgun sequence encodes:
- the MFSD8 gene encoding major facilitator superfamily domain-containing protein 8, whose product MDSAAMGEDDERSPLLRPSDTGSFVETQQEHKSRWWSIRVMYLTMFLSSVGFSIVVTSIWPYLQKIDSSADTSFLGWVIAAYSLGQMVASPLFGLWSNHRPRREPLVVSISILVAASCLYAYVHVPASHNKYYMLIARALVGFGSGNVAVVRSYVAGATSLSERTSAMANISAFQALGFILGPAFQAAFTVIGEGGVTFGAIDLQVNMYTAPSLMGAFLGIVNIILIFVIFREHQVDDHGRHIGSINYECEDTEPAEGSEEPVDRIAVVSSNIIFFIILFIFAIFETISTPLTMDMYAWTRSQAVFYNGVILAAIGVESVIVFITVKIISKKTGERILLLGGLVIIWVGFFIMLPWGNRYPSIQWGDLQNATKHNSTLTLSSLSTSGNHTVEPTGCPATQSWCFYTPIIHLAQYITSDILIGLGYPVCTVMCYTLYSKIIGPKPQGVYMGWLTAAGSAARTLGPVFVSEIYTHLGPRWTFGVICGIVASSVLHVVAVYKRLIAFSVRYGRIQQ is encoded by the exons ATGGATTCAGCAGCGATGGGAGAAGACGATGAACGCTCGCCATTGTTGCGACCCTCAGATACTGG atCATTTGTGGAAACCCAACAAGAACATAAAAGCAGGTGGTGGTCGATCCGGGTCATGTACCTGACTATGTTCCTCAGTAGTGTAG gattttcAATTGTGGTGACATCGATTTGGCCGTATCTTCAAAAG ATTGACTCAAGTGCGGATACGAGCTTCCTTGGCTGGGTCATAGCTGCGTACAGCCTGGGGCAGATGGTGGCGTCACCTCTTTTTGGTTTGTGGTCTAACCATAGGCCGAGAAGAGAGCCTCTTGTGGTGTCCATATCTATCCTGGTAGCCGCCAGCTGCCTGTATGCCTACGTGCACGTACCCGCCTCACACAACAAGTATTACATGCTCATTGCTCGAGCGCTTGTCGGTTTTGGATCAG GAAATGTAGCCGTTGTTCGGTCGTATGTCGCCGGTGCCACCTCTCTATCggaaaggacaagtgccatggcTAATATTAGTGCTTTCCAGGCTCTTGGCTTCATCCTTGGTCCTG CATTCCAGGCTGCGTTCACAGTAATCGGAGAAGGCGGAGTGACCTTTGGAGCCATCGACCTACAAGTGAACATGTACACTGCACCATCTCTTATGGGGGCTTTCCTCGGTATTGTGAACATCATTCTGATCTTTGTCATATTCAG AGAGCATCAAGTTGATGATCATGGACGGCACATAGGAAGTATAAACTACGAGTGTGAAG acactgaaccagcagagGGCAGCGAAGAGCCAGTCGATCGGATCGCAGTTGTTTCATCGAATATCATCTTCTTCATCATTTTATTCATATTTGCCATTTTTGAGAC GATCTCCACCCCACTTACAATGGACATGTATGCATGGACCAGATCACAGGCCGTGTTCTACAATGGAGTCATCCTGGCCGCAATCGGCGTTGAATCGGTTATAGTTTTCATCACAGTGAAAATTATTTCTAAGAA GACTGGAGAACGAATCCTGCTCCTTGGAGGATTGGTCATTATTTGGGTTGGATTCTTTATCATGTTACCTTGGGGAAATCGCTATCCCAGCATTCAGTGGGGAG ACCTGCAAAACGCAACCAAGCATAATTCAACCCTGACGCTTTCGAGCCTTTCCACCTCTGGCAATCACACAGTAGAACCCACCGGATGTCCAGCTACTCAGTCCTGGTGTTTttatacacccatcatccactTGGCTCAGTATATCACCTCTGACATTCTGATTGGTCTGGGCTACCCTGTCTGTACCGTTATGTGTTACACCTTGTACTCTAAAATTATAGGCCCCAAACCACAG ggtgTCTACATGGGATGGCTCACAGCTGCTGGTAGTGCGGCCCGAACCCTGGGACCAGTGTTTGTCAGTGAAATCTATACACATCTTGGACCCAGATGGACCTTTGGAGTTATTTGTGGCATTGTAGCAAGTTCCGTCTTACATGTAGTAGCGGTATACAAGAGACTCATTGCCTTTTCTGTGAGATACGGCAGAATCCAGCAATGA